A section of the Sandaracinaceae bacterium genome encodes:
- the ygiD gene encoding 4,5-DOPA dioxygenase extradiol, with translation MSETREERMPVVFVGHGSPMNAIEDNRWSRGFTALGQALPRPRAILAVSAHWFVGGTYLTAQPRPETIHDFGGFPPALHEVQYPAPGQPELARRVRALLAAHDADARSEWGLDHGTWSVLRWMVPEADVPVIQLSLDRHLDARRHMEIGRALAPLRDEGVLILGSGNIVHNLRDAFGRMRSASPSVTPDWARRFDADTAEALRQRDGDALLTRWQQSDDGRRAHPTPEHWLPLLYAYAASADSEPARFAVEGFDAGSISMRSVVWG, from the coding sequence ATGAGCGAGACCCGCGAAGAGCGCATGCCGGTCGTGTTCGTCGGGCACGGCTCCCCGATGAACGCCATCGAAGACAACCGCTGGAGCCGCGGCTTCACCGCCCTCGGCCAGGCCCTGCCGCGCCCGCGCGCCATCCTCGCCGTCTCCGCCCACTGGTTCGTCGGCGGGACCTACCTCACCGCGCAGCCGCGGCCCGAGACCATCCACGACTTCGGTGGCTTCCCGCCCGCGCTGCACGAGGTGCAGTACCCGGCCCCGGGCCAGCCGGAGCTCGCCCGACGGGTGCGCGCGCTCCTCGCCGCACACGACGCCGACGCGCGCAGCGAGTGGGGCCTCGACCACGGCACCTGGAGCGTGCTGCGCTGGATGGTCCCCGAGGCGGACGTGCCCGTGATCCAGCTCAGCCTGGACCGCCACCTCGACGCGCGGCGCCACATGGAGATCGGCCGCGCGCTCGCGCCGCTCCGCGACGAGGGCGTGCTCATCCTCGGGAGCGGCAACATCGTGCACAACCTCCGCGACGCCTTCGGCCGCATGCGGAGCGCGTCACCGAGCGTGACCCCCGACTGGGCGCGGCGCTTCGACGCGGACACGGCCGAGGCCCTGCGCCAGCGCGACGGCGACGCGCTCCTCACCCGGTGGCAACAGAGCGACGACGGACGCCGCGCCCACCCCACGCCCGAGCACTGGCTCCCGCTCCTCTACGCCTACGCCGCGAGCGCCGACTCCGAGCCGGCGCGCTTCGCGGTGGAGGGCTTCGACGCC
- a CDS encoding YceI family protein: MTTNTNAQRWNIDTTHSGIGFSVRHMVFAKVRGRFARWSGLVQLDPAHPTGGRVEVTIDASSIDTGVPDRDAHLRSADFFDVERFEALRFESTRVEQNDGGELRVHGALTIRDVTRDVVLDARFLGAGKDPWGNQRVAFQASASVDRRDFGLEWNQVLEAGGVLVGEKVEIEIEVQAVAVKEAQPADEHAA, translated from the coding sequence ATGACCACGAACACGAACGCGCAGCGCTGGAACATCGACACCACCCACTCGGGCATCGGCTTCTCGGTCCGCCACATGGTCTTCGCGAAGGTCCGGGGGCGCTTCGCCAGGTGGAGCGGGCTGGTGCAGCTCGACCCGGCTCACCCGACCGGCGGACGCGTGGAGGTCACCATCGACGCGAGCAGCATCGACACCGGCGTCCCGGACCGCGACGCGCACCTCCGCTCGGCCGACTTCTTCGACGTGGAGCGCTTCGAGGCCCTGCGCTTCGAGAGCACCCGGGTCGAGCAGAACGACGGCGGGGAGCTGCGCGTGCACGGCGCGTTGACCATTCGCGACGTCACCCGCGACGTGGTGCTCGACGCGCGCTTCCTCGGCGCGGGCAAGGACCCGTGGGGCAACCAGCGGGTCGCCTTCCAGGCGAGCGCGTCGGTCGACCGCCGCGACTTCGGGCTAGAGTGGAACCAGGTGCTCGAGGCCGGAGGCGTCCTGGTGGGTGAGAAGGTCGAGATCGAGATCGAGGTGCAGGCCGTCGCGGTGAAGGAAGCGCAGCCCGCGGACGAGCACGCCGCGTGA
- a CDS encoding LysR family transcriptional regulator, which translates to MSGTDANAILVFAKVVEAGSFVGASRELDMPTTTVSRKVSDLEAQLGARLLQRTTRSLSLTDVGRAYYAHAARVAAEVEEAELAVTRLQAAPRGRLRVTMPLNFGFLASAVATYMERYPDVEVELVGADRVVDLVQEGFDVAVRAGALSDSTLVARRLGALQSFLVASPAYLERAGEPGTPADLERTDCLVFGAGQLGRWTLEREDERVTVDVRARLVVNDFDFLEEAARAGLGVAMLPAFRALPGGALRRVLPTWSSPAVPLHAVYPSTRHLSPKVTTFLDHLQTAMTPPPWEARDGVYL; encoded by the coding sequence ATGAGTGGGACCGACGCCAACGCGATCCTGGTCTTCGCGAAGGTCGTCGAGGCGGGCAGCTTCGTCGGCGCCTCGCGCGAGCTGGACATGCCGACCACGACGGTGAGCCGCAAAGTCTCGGACCTCGAGGCGCAGCTCGGCGCCAGGCTCCTCCAGCGCACCACGCGCTCGCTCAGCCTCACCGACGTGGGCCGCGCGTACTACGCCCACGCCGCGCGCGTGGCGGCCGAGGTCGAGGAAGCGGAGCTCGCCGTCACCCGCCTGCAGGCCGCGCCGCGGGGCCGCCTGCGCGTCACCATGCCGCTCAACTTCGGCTTCCTCGCCTCGGCCGTGGCGACCTACATGGAGCGCTACCCCGACGTCGAGGTGGAGCTGGTCGGCGCCGACCGCGTGGTGGACCTCGTGCAAGAGGGCTTCGACGTGGCCGTGCGCGCGGGGGCCCTCTCGGACTCCACCCTGGTCGCCCGTCGCCTCGGCGCGCTCCAGAGCTTCCTCGTCGCGAGCCCCGCCTACCTGGAGCGGGCGGGCGAGCCCGGGACCCCCGCCGACCTCGAGCGCACGGACTGCCTCGTCTTCGGCGCCGGCCAGCTCGGGCGCTGGACCCTCGAGCGAGAGGACGAGCGCGTCACGGTCGACGTGCGCGCGCGCCTCGTGGTCAACGACTTCGACTTCCTCGAAGAGGCGGCGCGCGCCGGCCTCGGCGTCGCGATGCTGCCCGCCTTCCGCGCCCTCCCCGGCGGCGCCCTCCGCCGCGTCCTCCCCACGTGGAGCTCACCCGCGGTGCCCCTGCACGCCGTCTACCCCAGCACCCGCCACCTCTCCCCCAAGGTCACCACCTTCCTCGACCACCTCCAGACCGCGATGACGCCCCCACCCTGGGAGGCCAGGGACGGTGTTTACTTGTGA